The DNA window GTATAGGCTGCCCGCGAGATAGAAGTTGGCATACATCGTGGCAAGGCCAGCACCCGCGAGCGCCTGACGCACGCGCGGATCAGAGATGCGGCCTTCGTTACGATACGCAGCCTCTGCCCCGCCCAGCAACGCGGTGCCAAACAGAAACCCGAGCGCCACGCGAACCTGCGGCCCAAGCAATCCCGATTCAATTGAATATTTGACCAGAAAGAACCCGGCAATGGCGAGCGTGATTCCGCCCGCCCAAATTGGTAAAAGCCGACCGAAAACATCTTCAAAATCGAATTTAGGGCCCGGTAATTTGAACGGCACTTTGAATTGCAAAGTGGGTTCTGCCGGTTCAGGCTTTGCCTCCTCTAAATCCTCAGCTTCAGCTGCCATACGCGAAGCCGGAATTGGCCCAGCAACCTTACCTGTCTTTGCTTGTGCTTTCGCTTTGAGCATTGGAGCGGCAGGAACCGGCAAGGGCAGCCCTCTCGCCACTCCTGCTTCCCCTGGCTTCAATTCTGATGGCTGGGAAACCGGCAATCTCCGCCGCAGCGAATCAATCTGTTCTTCGAGCGAACGGATATTCGCTTCGAGCGCATCACTGCGCCTCCACAAATAGACCAGAGCGCCGCCCAATAGGACCAGAAGCAGGATTTCCACGCCGAATTCTCCCCAAGCTGAGCGCGCGACCTATCGGCAAACTGAACACTGTTCAATATAAAAATTAGACAGTGTTCAGTTTTTTTGGCAGATGGGCTGGCTATGGGACGACGCTCAGATCATTCTCGCACCGAATTGCGCGGCTTGCTCCTGCACGAAGGCCACCGATTGATGGCCGAGGTTGGCTATGCCCAATTTTCCGGCAGACAGGTTGCGCGGCGTGCGGGATACACGGTCGGGACCATCTATAATGTATTCGGCTCGCTCGAGGGATTACTCGCGGCGATCAACACTCACACGTTCGTGCTATGGGCGGAGCATCTTAAGTTGGAGTTGGACCAAGGCGGTGATGACCGCATTGCCAGCTTGGTGCATGGCTACTTCGCCTTTGCGCAGACAAACCCCAATCTGTGGTCGGCAATCTATGAACACAGATTGCCCGTAGGTGCCTCATTGTCAGAGGCAGACTTGCAAGGCCGTGGGGAGTTGACGCATATCGTCGAGCAGGAGGTCCGTGCTGCTTTGCCCGCCGATACTGAACTGGATGTGCCGCGATACGCGCGCTCGCTGATTGCGGCAGTGCATGGACATTGTAGCTATGTCATCAGCGGAAGCTTCGCCTTATTGGATGAGACCGACCCAGTGGGTAGCGCATTGGAAAGAGTGCGCGAGTCGCTTGCATTCCACAGGATCTAGAACTGACTTCACATTGATGTGGTCAAACCAGTCAATTTCTCCGATAATTTCGCCGCAATCCAACATTTCATGGCTCTCGATCACATTTAAATGTGAGGCAGCTATTGCACCGTCACATTCTGCTGCTATTTTGCCCACATGACCGAACTCACCATCCAATCCGTCCAAAAGAAAATCCGCGCCATCGTTGATAGCGCCAAAATGTCACGCGCTGGGATCGCCCGTGCCGCCGGACTTCATGCAAATTCCTTGCGAGAATGTACCGAGGAAAGCTGGAACCCGACCGCAGATACATTAGGAAAGCTCGAAACTTTCCTCAAGGCGAATGATGACCGCCCGGTGCTTGCAACCATCGAAGAGATTATCGACGAGGCGCGTAATGGCCGGATGTTCGTGCTAGTCGATGATGAAGACCGCGAGAATGAGGGCGATCTGGTAATCCCTGCACAGATGGCTACGCCCGCCGCGATTAATTTTATGGCCACGCATGGTAAGGGCCTGATCTGCCTGTCACTCACCAAGCAGCGCAGCAATGATCTGGGCCTCGAACTGATGAGCCAGAACAATAGAACCCAGCATGAGACCGCTTTCACCACGTCCATAGAAGCGCGCGAAGGCGTTACAACAGGCATCAGCGCTGGCGACCGTGCGCGCACCATCAGCGTGGCGACCGATGCTGCAAAGACAAAAGAAGACATCGTAACACCCGGCCACGTGTTCCCGCTGATCGCACGCGATGGCGGTGTTCTGGTGCGGGCCGGCCATACGGAGGCGGCGGTGGATATTTCGCGGCTGGCTGGGCTCAATCCCTCAGGTGTGATCTGCGAGATTATGAATGATGATGGCACAATGGCGCGGATGGAAGATTTGGTCGGCTTCGCGCGCAAGCATGATCTGAAAATGGGCACAATACGCGATCTGATCGCGTATCGGATGCGGCACGACCATTTGGCCGAAGTCCGCAATGAAGCACGCTTCACCAGTCGGTGGGGCGGCGAATGGACGGCGCTTGCATTTTTCAACAACGCGACCCAGACCGAACAGATTGTCCTAAAGAAAGGCCATGTTGATCCGGCTAAGCCAACGCTTGTCCGCATGCATGCGCTCGATATTTTCAGTGACATTTTCGGGCTAGAAGGCCCGAAGGACCGGATGCTGCAAAAATCGATGGAGATCATCGGCAAGGAAGGCTCCGGCCTGATTGTGATGATCCCGCAATCGGGCAATGGCTTCCTCAACAATCAGGTTCGCAAGCTGAAGGGCGAGCCGATGCCGCCGATGGAGGAATTGCGAGACTACGGAGTAGGTGCCCAGATTCTGACCGCGCTCGGCGTGCAGGATATGGAGCTGCTGACCAACTCATCGCACTCGTTGGTCGGACTTGAAGGTTATGGATTGTCGATTATCGGTGAACGTCCAATCGTAGTTCCCGAAAGCGAGTAGAAAACCTGCACTTCACCCTGCGAGCACCTCACCCAAAGTCCGGTCGCTACCCCAGATTTTATTCGTATTAGTCAAATGGAGCAGCCAGTGCTGTTCGGCCGCGTCAGGATCAGCCGCTTCGATCAAATCGATGAGTTTTGAAATCGACTTCACCCCCTTCTCGCGGCCACGCTTCCGGTCCGCCGCTTCGGACGCAGTGGTGACGTAGCGTTTCTGATACTGAGCGATCACATCTTCGAGAACGCGGGTCAGAAAATGCAGCGTCGCATTGCCGCCCACTTCCATCAGCACACTGTGGAACCGGGCAGACGCCATCATATAATCGCGTTCTTGATCACTTTCATAGAAGCCCGCGAGACGCGATGCCTCTGCCCGCAAACGGTCCACAGCAACCGCTGATGGTTCGCTTGCCAATTTGCGCACGACATGCGGCTCTAAGGCCAGCCTCGCCTCGTAAATGTCGCTGACCTTCACCCCGCTCGACTGTAGGTAATAGCTCGCATAGCGAGACACGCTCTCCACCTTAGGCAGACTGACTCTAGCGCCCGAACGCGAACCGCGCTTGACCGTGATCAGCCGCTCGGCTTCCAAGATGCGAAACGCCTCGCGCAAGCTAGGCCGCGAAATACCGAATTGCTCCATCAGTTGCGCTTCGGGTGGGAGAGTATCTCCTTCGCACAAATCGCCTTGGATAATCCGGCGACGGATAGAATTTGCAACAAGCTCGGCCGTTTTCGGCACGCGGAAGGGGCCGTCTGATGCGGTCCCTTCCCCTAGTTCTGACTGGCCAAGCTCGTTCACAATGTCAGCTTACATCGACCGTGCGATGACCATTTTCATGATCTCGTTCGAACCGCCGAAAATCCGCGCAATTCGCGTGTCGCGGTACATCCGCGCAATCGGATAATCATTGATGTAGCCAGCTCCGCCGTGGAACTGGAGGCACTTATCGACCACTTCGCTTTGCAAATCGGTGACCATCAATTTCGCCATACAGGCGGTTGGCACATCCAGCTTGCCTTCCAGGTGTTTTGCAATGCAATCATTGACAAATACCCGCGCCGCGGTGCCCCGCGCTGCCAATTCTGCCAGCGTAAATTGCGTGTTTTGGAATTCCCAGATCGGCTGGCCGAACGCCTTGCGTTCTTTGGTGAATTCCAACGTTATTTCGAGCGCCTTTTCGATGCCGGTCATCGCGCCCATTGCGATAATCAGCCGTTCCTGCGGCAATTCGCCCATCAACTGATAGAAGCCCTTGCCCTCAACCCCGCCCAAGACGTTGTCGCCAGGAATGAACACATCATCGAAGAACAGTTCTGAGGTATCCGCCGCATCCAGCCCGATCTTGTCCAGCTTCTTGCCGCGCTGGAATCCCTCGGCACCTTCGGTTTCGAGCAACATCAACGAAATGCCCTTGGCCCGTTCATTCGGATCGGTTTTCGCAACAACGATAATGAAATCGGCCGTCTGGCCGTTGGAAATATAGGTCTTCGCGCCATTCAAGCGGTAGCCATTCCCGTCTTTCAGCGCGGTGGTGGTGATGCTCTGCAGATCTGAGCCGACGCCCGGTTCGGTCATTGCGATTGCGCTCACCAACTCGCCAGTAACCAGTTTCGGCAGATATTTCTTTTTCTGCTCCTCGGTACCATGACGGACAAGGTAGGGCAGGATAATGGTGTTGTGCAGGCTGGCGGCGAAGCCCTCAACGCCGTGCTGCGCTTGCTGGTCAATCACCACCATATCATGGCGAAAATCACCGCCATGGCCGCCATATTCTTCGGGAACAGACACACCGAGTAGACCGGCGGCTCCGGCTTCATTCCAGAACTCGCGCTCTACCTGACCTTCGTCTCGCCATTTCAGGATGCGTTTTTCGGGCGCCTTGTCCTGATAGAACTTGCCAACCGCATCGGCAAAGATCGAAATCTCCTCATCTTCCATAAATTCAGGCTGGGGAACGTTGATTGCGGGCATGATTGCGGCCTTTCGGGTTTGAGTCTCTCTAATCACTCTCTTGTATCACTTAGTTAGCTATGTGCAACGCTTGCATGAATCGCAACTTACCACCAAAGAACCGCCATGGATTTAATCGGACCCACTTCGCAAAGTTTCATCTCCCAGCGCACCAAACTGCATTACGCCGATTGGGGTAATCAGGATGCGCCGCCGCTGATCCTGTTGCATGGCGGGCGCGACCATTGCCGCAGCTGGGATTGGGCGGCGGAGGAACTGCGCAAGGACTACCATGTAATTTGCCCCGATCTGCGCGGGCATGGTGACAGTGAATGGAACAACACCGGCTATTACACGACGATCGGTTATGTGTATGATCTGGCACAGTTAATTCATCAACTAGATCTATCGCCTGTAACGATTGTCGCGCATTCGATGGGCGGGAATATTTCGGTCCGCTATACTGGTCTGTATCCTGAAAATGTCCGGAAACTCGTCGCAATCGAGGGATTGGGCCCCAGCCCGAAAGTCCAATCCGAACGCAGCAAGCAGCCGTTCCATAAACATTGGACCGACTGGATCGACAAGAAACGTGATGCCAGTTCGCGCAGCATCCGCAAATATGACAGCTTCAAAACCGCGCTCGACAGGATGCACGAAGCCAACACCTATTTAACCCGCGATCAGGCTGAACATCTGACCCGCCATGCAGTAATCCGTAACGAAGACGGCACGTATAGTTGGAAATTCGACCCGCATCTGCATGCGTGGCCGATGGATGATATGTCAATCAAGCATCAGCAGGAATTATGGGGCCGCATTACCTGCCCCACCCGCTTCATCTATGGTGCGGACAGCTGGGCCTCAAACCCCGAAACCGATGGCAGGATGAAATATTTCGGCGATAATGCCAGCGTCACCGAATATGACCGCGCCGGCCATTGGGTGCACCATGACCGGTTCGACGATTTTATGGCCGAGGTAAAAGCGTTTATTGAGTGATTTAACCCGCGCCGTCCCGTCAATTGGACGCGGTCATTCCTGCGACCGCCGATATCCTGCCCGCAGGGCCTGTTCCTCAGTACAGAAAAAATCCTCTGGCCGGGTTCGTTCATAATATTTCATTCCCGGTAGATGGTATATCCATTGCCCCCGGCGATTTCGGTTACCCTTGATCGCGCAGCCAAACTGGTTGCGGTAACTGCGTGCGGTATTAGCTGATGGCGCAGGATCTGATCGGACGCTGGCCCGCCGTTCTGCCGGTTTTGGTTTAGGGGCAGGATATTTCAAACGCCAATCTGCGGGGTGATCAAACTGAGATGACCATATGCCGATTCTATGCGTTTTCCTGAGCGCTTCAGCAGCAGCATACTGATGCCCCCCACTAGCGAGAGCGACGGCCAGGCCAGCTTCTACCATCGTCAGACCAAGGTCGAGATCGCCGCTGGTGCATGATGCCAGCAGATTGCCGAACTCATCCGCGCCGCGCGATTGGCATTTGAGATTTTGCCCCTCAATAAGCTGGGCTAGCATCGCGGCAGCCTCGCGCCCGCACTGCCAATCCTGACTATCACGAATGCAGCTTTGCTTTAATTCTGGGGCGTCAATTCCCAGCAACCGAACGGATGCGCCTGAAAAATTGAGTGTATCGCCATCGGCGGCTGTCGCGGTGCCGCTGATTACGGATTCTGTGGCGACCGCGGGGCCGCTCGCGGTGAGTATCAACACGGCCAGAATCAAATAAGTTTTCACGCCATACCTCTTTGTTTTACAAGGCTTAGTCGCTTACATTCGTTACTATTCCGTATTCGGGCAGGCGTTCAGACCTTCAGGCAATCGTTCCTGCATCGCGAAGCGCGCTGCGATCAGCTTCACTTATGCCTAGCGTCTCCAATATCGCATCGGTGTCATCGCCCGGCATAGGGGCCGGTGATGGTTTAGTGGTCTGGGTGCCGCTGTAGCGCGGCGCTGGTGCAGGCTGGAGATCGCCAGCAACCTTAATGAACGTCCCGCGCGCAACGTTGTGCGGATGCTCCTTCGCCTCGCTCATGGTCAAGACCGGCGCGTAGCAAACATCGGTATGCTCCATGATCGCGTTCCATTGATCGCGGGTTTTGGATTTGAACAGTGTTGTCAGCTTGTCCTTCAGCGGC is part of the Pontixanthobacter gangjinensis genome and encodes:
- a CDS encoding TetR/AcrR family transcriptional regulator; its protein translation is MGRRSDHSRTELRGLLLHEGHRLMAEVGYAQFSGRQVARRAGYTVGTIYNVFGSLEGLLAAINTHTFVLWAEHLKLELDQGGDDRIASLVHGYFAFAQTNPNLWSAIYEHRLPVGASLSEADLQGRGELTHIVEQEVRAALPADTELDVPRYARSLIAAVHGHCSYVISGSFALLDETDPVGSALERVRESLAFHRI
- the ribB gene encoding 3,4-dihydroxy-2-butanone-4-phosphate synthase: MSRAGIARAAGLHANSLRECTEESWNPTADTLGKLETFLKANDDRPVLATIEEIIDEARNGRMFVLVDDEDRENEGDLVIPAQMATPAAINFMATHGKGLICLSLTKQRSNDLGLELMSQNNRTQHETAFTTSIEAREGVTTGISAGDRARTISVATDAAKTKEDIVTPGHVFPLIARDGGVLVRAGHTEAAVDISRLAGLNPSGVICEIMNDDGTMARMEDLVGFARKHDLKMGTIRDLIAYRMRHDHLAEVRNEARFTSRWGGEWTALAFFNNATQTEQIVLKKGHVDPAKPTLVRMHALDIFSDIFGLEGPKDRMLQKSMEIIGKEGSGLIVMIPQSGNGFLNNQVRKLKGEPMPPMEELRDYGVGAQILTALGVQDMELLTNSSHSLVGLEGYGLSIIGERPIVVPESE
- a CDS encoding FadR/GntR family transcriptional regulator is translated as MNELGQSELGEGTASDGPFRVPKTAELVANSIRRRIIQGDLCEGDTLPPEAQLMEQFGISRPSLREAFRILEAERLITVKRGSRSGARVSLPKVESVSRYASYYLQSSGVKVSDIYEARLALEPHVVRKLASEPSAVAVDRLRAEASRLAGFYESDQERDYMMASARFHSVLMEVGGNATLHFLTRVLEDVIAQYQKRYVTTASEAADRKRGREKGVKSISKLIDLIEAADPDAAEQHWLLHLTNTNKIWGSDRTLGEVLAG
- a CDS encoding acyl-CoA dehydrogenase family protein produces the protein MPAINVPQPEFMEDEEISIFADAVGKFYQDKAPEKRILKWRDEGQVEREFWNEAGAAGLLGVSVPEEYGGHGGDFRHDMVVIDQQAQHGVEGFAASLHNTIILPYLVRHGTEEQKKKYLPKLVTGELVSAIAMTEPGVGSDLQSITTTALKDGNGYRLNGAKTYISNGQTADFIIVVAKTDPNERAKGISLMLLETEGAEGFQRGKKLDKIGLDAADTSELFFDDVFIPGDNVLGGVEGKGFYQLMGELPQERLIIAMGAMTGIEKALEITLEFTKERKAFGQPIWEFQNTQFTLAELAARGTAARVFVNDCIAKHLEGKLDVPTACMAKLMVTDLQSEVVDKCLQFHGGAGYINDYPIARMYRDTRIARIFGGSNEIMKMVIARSM
- a CDS encoding alpha/beta fold hydrolase yields the protein MDLIGPTSQSFISQRTKLHYADWGNQDAPPLILLHGGRDHCRSWDWAAEELRKDYHVICPDLRGHGDSEWNNTGYYTTIGYVYDLAQLIHQLDLSPVTIVAHSMGGNISVRYTGLYPENVRKLVAIEGLGPSPKVQSERSKQPFHKHWTDWIDKKRDASSRSIRKYDSFKTALDRMHEANTYLTRDQAEHLTRHAVIRNEDGTYSWKFDPHLHAWPMDDMSIKHQQELWGRITCPTRFIYGADSWASNPETDGRMKYFGDNASVTEYDRAGHWVHHDRFDDFMAEVKAFIE
- a CDS encoding thermonuclease family protein, yielding MKTYLILAVLILTASGPAVATESVISGTATAADGDTLNFSGASVRLLGIDAPELKQSCIRDSQDWQCGREAAAMLAQLIEGQNLKCQSRGADEFGNLLASCTSGDLDLGLTMVEAGLAVALASGGHQYAAAEALRKTHRIGIWSSQFDHPADWRLKYPAPKPKPAERRASVRSDPAPSANTARSYRNQFGCAIKGNRNRRGQWIYHLPGMKYYERTRPEDFFCTEEQALRAGYRRSQE